The genomic stretch CCCAGTTAATGCAGGGAGAAGCCATGAAGTATGCGGTGGAACATTGGCGGCGTCACCGGGGACGTTGTATGGGAGCTATTGTATGGCAGTTAAATGATTGCTGGCCAGTGACTTCCTGGTCATCCATTGACTATTTCGGACGCTGGAAAGCGCTTCATTATTATGAGAAAAGGTTTTTTGCTCCGATTATGATTTCCTGTGAAGAGGAGGGGCAGCTTTCCCAGAATCCAAATATTAACACACGTCCTTATCCGTTAGAGAAAAGCTTTCGCTTAAATGTGGCCAATGAGACGATGAATGAGCAGTTGGTGAAAGTGCGATATTCTCTGCGCAATGCCAAATCAGAAATAATTGGAAAAGAAATGATCGTTGAAAGAAAGGTCTCTGCAATGAGCACCATATGGCTGGATAAGGTAGATTGTTCGGAGGCCAGCCTTTATGAGGATCATGTACACTTTGCCTGTGAACAGGACGGAGTGGTGATTTCTGAGGGAACAGCCATTTTTACCATGCCCAAATTCTACCGCTACGAACAACCGGAGCTTTCATGGCGCATGGAGGGGGCAGACATCATCATTACGGCAGAGGCATATGCCAAATCGGTTGAGATTCTCAATGAGAATGAGGATCTGGTTCTTACCGATAATTATTTTGATATGGAGGCGGGGGAAAAGCGGGTGAGCATTATCAGCGGTTTGCCTCAGGGACTGCATTTAAGAAGTGTCTTTGATATCCGGTAAATAACACTTGTTTAGAGGGCGCCTGGATTGCTTCGAATGAGAGGATAAAGATTGGGCCTGAGTCAAAGATGATTATTAAAAAGGCAGAGCCGGATGAGACGTTTTTATAACGTTTCATCCGGCTCTGCCTTTTAGCTGAAATTGTAAATGATAAACAGAAGAAAAAGATATTAGCAATAAAAGGCATGATACACATTACACATGGGAATAATACGTTCGTATGCGCCTAAGATCAAACCCAAACGATATACTTAAGAAAATCTTAATGATTTATCATGGAAAAAATCAAAATCAGCCCCATACAAAATGGTAAAATCATACATAACTGACGTTCAGGGAAAGGAATTAAAATCGATGCAGGAAAAAATACTTGTCGTAGATGACGAGCACGAGATTTCAGATTTGGTAGAACTCTATTTACAAAATGAAAATTATTCGGTATTTAAGTTTTATACGGCAAAAGAGGCTCTTGCTTGCATTGAGACTACGGAGCTTGATATTGCAATTTTGGACATCATGCTGCCGGATATGAGCGGTTTTACACTCTGCCAGAAGATTAGGGAGAAGCATGCTTACCCTATCATCATGCTGACAGCCAAGGACCAGGAGATTGATAAGATTACCGGGCTCACCCTGGGAGCCGATGATTATATTACTAAACCATTTCGTCCGTTGGAGCTGGTAGCTCGGGTAAAGGCACAGCTTCGGCGTTATAAAAAGTATAATTCAGCTCAGGCAAATACCACCGAAGAAAGTATCATCGTGCATTCCGGTTTGGTGTTGAATAGCAGCACCCATGAATGCCTTTTGAATGAAAAACCACTGGATCTTACGCCCACCGAGTTTTACATTCTTCGTATTCTCTTAGAACGAAAAGGAAAAGTGGTCAGCGCGGAAGAACTTTTCCGCGAAATCTGGAAAGACGAGTATTATACGAAAAGCAATAACACCATTACCGTCCATATCCGCCATTTACGGGAAAAAATGGGGGATACTGTAGAGAATCCGCAATATATTAAGACAATCTGGGGAGTGGGGTATAAAATTGAACTATAATATGCAGGAAGCATCTGGATACAGAAAGTTCAGGCAAAAGATGCTTTGGCAGCTGATAATTATGGCAGTTATATCATTTTCCGTGATTGTAGTCATCTATATGATGGTTTGGAAAGGCAAAGTAGGCAACCTTCTGGTAAAGTTTTTCCAAAGGTTCCTGCACATGACGCAAGAAGAAGCATTTACCGCTTATCACTATGTGTTCCGCTATAATTTTGGACTCTTTTTCCTTGGTGCTGCGCTTATCGTATTTTTTCTGTTATTGTTCATTTTTATCCAGCGGTTCACCCGGTATTTCGATATAATCAATCATGGGATTGATGCTCTGGTATCAGAACAGGATGAGTTCATTCAACTCGTTCCTGAAATGGCCGCCATTGAGGAGAAGCTGAACACTGTCCGCAAGACTTTGGCTGACCGTGCTTACCGTGCCCAGGAAGCAGAGCAGAGGAAAAGCGACCTCATCATGTATCTGGCTCATGATATACGGACGCCGCTCACTTCTGTGATTGGTTATCTAAGCCTGTTGGACGAGGCTCCGGACATGCCGTTGGAGCAAAGGGCAAAATATGTCCATATTACATTGGAGAAAGCATACCGGCTGGAAAATCTGGTAAATGAGTTCTTTGAGATCACCCGCTATAACTCGCAGCAGATCAAGCTTGAAAAACAAGTAGTTGATTTATACTATATGCTGGTTCAAATGGCGGACGAATTTTATCCGGTTCTCGCCACTAAGGGAAATACCATTGCGGTCCACGCGGATGAAAACCTGACCGCTTATGGAGATCCCACACAGCTGGCCCGTGTATTCAATAATATTCTGAAAAACGCGGTGGCTTACAGCAATCCCCATTCGGAAATCTCCATTTCCGCGGGAGAATGGGATCATAAGGTGGTGATTACGTTTCGAAATCAGGGAACGACGATCCCCGGGGAAGAATTATCCTCTATTTTCGAGAAATTCTACCGGCTGGACAAAGCCCGCGCTTCCAATACAGGTGGAGCTGGCTTGGGATTGGCCATTGCAAAGGAAATCATAACCATGCACGAAGGAACGATAATGGCGGATAGCAAAGATGGTATTACGGCCTTTACGGTATCTCTTCCGGTTACGAATTAGTAAGATATCAATCGTATATTAGGCTTTTCTTAGGAATTTAACAACTCCATATTAAAATGCAGGAAGCTCCTGTCTGGTAAGATATTTACCAGCAGGAGCTTCCTGCATCCCAGCCATTTAAAGGAGAGAACTTAATTATGATGGTTAATAAAAATAATAATTTTAGCGGCTATGAAAGGAAAAGAGCATTGAAACAACATTCACACAAGAGAAGGAACCATATGATATTGCGGTTGATCTCAGTGGCAGCGGTCATCGGCCTGCTCTGGTACTGCATCAATGGTTTGAACTTGAAAGAAGTTTCGCCTGAACCCATATTATCCGTTGGGACAGGCAGTTTCAACGTTCGTTCATCCGACTCCGAAAAAAGTGATACCGATGAGACTTCGTGGAGCCTTATTTTAGTCAACCGCTGGAAGGCGATTCCGGAGGATTACGACGTAGATTTGACCGAATTATCGAATGGACAAACTGTTGATACACGGATATACCCAGCACTTCAGAAACTGTTTGATGCAGCAAGGTCTGACGGTGTTTATCCCGTGGTCGTTTCAGGATACCGAACGGCTGAGAAACAGAAGAGCCTGATGGATGAAAAAATTGCCGCATATAAAGCGGAAGGATATTCCGCTTCCCAGGCAAAAGCCGAAGCAGAAACATGGGTCGCCATTCCCGGTACAAGCGAACATCAATTGGGAATTGCAGTGGATATCAACGCGGATGGGGTTCAATCAAGCGGAAGTGAAGTTTATAAATGGCTGAATCAAAACGGTTACCGTTATGGATTTATCCTCCGCTATCCGCCGGATAAAACAGAAATCACTGGTGTCAGCAATGAGCCGTGGCACTATCGCTATGTAGGAATTAAGGCTGCCACCGATATGCAGGATCAAAACCTCTGCCTTGAGGAATATTTGAGAGAAAAAAATTGAAAAAAGGATTAAGAGCATACCAAAGATTGTGTCAGCCTCCAAACTGATGTGAGATTAAATTATTTAGTTTAGCTCATTAAATTCGAGAAAGCAGCAGAAGAGGTCAGATTCTATGATACCGGTACCATAAAATTAGTAAATAAGTGGGGAAAAGTTTTATATTAATAACGATAAAAGTAAAAAAGTAACCAAAAATATTGAAAAAATAGAGTTGACATGTAAAAAGTGCTGTGATAATATGGGATTAAAATATGAGGGACCGGTACCACACCCGAAAAAGAAGTGCAAGGAGAATGATATGCTGACAATTCATGAAGTGGCAGAACTGGCAGGTGTTTCGAAATCAACTGTATCCAGAGTTTTGAATAATAATGGCTATGTAAATGAGGAGACCAGGCGCAGGATTGAGAAAATCATACAGGAACATCAATATAAGCCATCTGCAGCAGCAGTCAGCCTTTCCAAACAAATCGGGAGCACAATCGGTGTGGTTATCCCTGAGATCGACAATTCATTTTTTGGAGAAGTCTTAAAGGGAATTAATGAAGTAGCGGATCAGAATGGTTTTTCTATCATCTACTGTGACACGCAAAATAATGGGGATAAAGAATTAAAGGCGTTATCAGCCTTAGAACAGCAGAGGGTCCGGGGAGTTATTATTACACCGGCCATGGGCTACGGCGATAGAGAGTCTGTGGATAAATTAAAGAATGCTTTGGCGAAGCTGGATGTACCAGTGGTAATTGTAGACAGGGATTTTGATTATTCTCAGTGGGATACCATCTATTTTCAAAATTACGAGAGCGGTTATATTGCAACGGAAAGCATGATTAAGGCTGGGAATACCAAAATCGGCATTATCCAGGGTGATATGCAGCTTAAAATAGCGAGAGAGAGGTTTCGGGGATATCAGGATGCCATGGCGGCAAATGGACTGGAGATTCCGGAGCAGTATGTGCTGAAGGGGGATTTTACCATAGATACGGCATATGCACTTACCAAAAGCATGATAGACAGCAAAGAACTTCCTGAAGGCATGGTTACTTGCAATAACCGTACCAGTATAGGTTTTATTAAAGCTATGATAGAGAGCGGTATTACCATTGGGAGTGATATTGCAGTAGTAGGAATTGATAATGTTCCCATGCTGGACGTGCTGGGTTTTCCATTCAGCTGCGTATCCAGGGATACGATCGAGATGGGGCGCATGAGTATGAAGCTTCTTATGGAACGGATGAATAAGCCGGATGTACAAAGAAGCATCTGGGTGGCCCCCTGCAGGCTTGAGCTGAACGGCTCAGAAAAAACAAACCGATAACGTTTGTTTTTTTTACCAAATGTGGGAGCGGTTCCACATTTGAATGACAACGTATATGCACGGGAGAGACGTCCTCCCGGATATATAAAAAAACCATATATGAATGAGAGGGATTTATTATGAAGAAACGAGCTTTAGCACTGATGATGACGGTCATGATGGCAGGAACACTGACTGCATGCGGCGGAAATTCAACCGCA from Lacrimispora sphenoides JCM 1415 encodes the following:
- the vanR gene encoding VanR-ABDEGLN family response regulator transcription factor, which codes for MQEKILVVDDEHEISDLVELYLQNENYSVFKFYTAKEALACIETTELDIAILDIMLPDMSGFTLCQKIREKHAYPIIMLTAKDQEIDKITGLTLGADDYITKPFRPLELVARVKAQLRRYKKYNSAQANTTEESIIVHSGLVLNSSTHECLLNEKPLDLTPTEFYILRILLERKGKVVSAEELFREIWKDEYYTKSNNTITVHIRHLREKMGDTVENPQYIKTIWGVGYKIEL
- a CDS encoding sensor histidine kinase — protein: MQEASGYRKFRQKMLWQLIIMAVISFSVIVVIYMMVWKGKVGNLLVKFFQRFLHMTQEEAFTAYHYVFRYNFGLFFLGAALIVFFLLLFIFIQRFTRYFDIINHGIDALVSEQDEFIQLVPEMAAIEEKLNTVRKTLADRAYRAQEAEQRKSDLIMYLAHDIRTPLTSVIGYLSLLDEAPDMPLEQRAKYVHITLEKAYRLENLVNEFFEITRYNSQQIKLEKQVVDLYYMLVQMADEFYPVLATKGNTIAVHADENLTAYGDPTQLARVFNNILKNAVAYSNPHSEISISAGEWDHKVVITFRNQGTTIPGEELSSIFEKFYRLDKARASNTGGAGLGLAIAKEIITMHEGTIMADSKDGITAFTVSLPVTN
- a CDS encoding M15 family metallopeptidase; protein product: MILRLISVAAVIGLLWYCINGLNLKEVSPEPILSVGTGSFNVRSSDSEKSDTDETSWSLILVNRWKAIPEDYDVDLTELSNGQTVDTRIYPALQKLFDAARSDGVYPVVVSGYRTAEKQKSLMDEKIAAYKAEGYSASQAKAEAETWVAIPGTSEHQLGIAVDINADGVQSSGSEVYKWLNQNGYRYGFILRYPPDKTEITGVSNEPWHYRYVGIKAATDMQDQNLCLEEYLREKN
- a CDS encoding LacI family DNA-binding transcriptional regulator, producing MLTIHEVAELAGVSKSTVSRVLNNNGYVNEETRRRIEKIIQEHQYKPSAAAVSLSKQIGSTIGVVIPEIDNSFFGEVLKGINEVADQNGFSIIYCDTQNNGDKELKALSALEQQRVRGVIITPAMGYGDRESVDKLKNALAKLDVPVVIVDRDFDYSQWDTIYFQNYESGYIATESMIKAGNTKIGIIQGDMQLKIARERFRGYQDAMAANGLEIPEQYVLKGDFTIDTAYALTKSMIDSKELPEGMVTCNNRTSIGFIKAMIESGITIGSDIAVVGIDNVPMLDVLGFPFSCVSRDTIEMGRMSMKLLMERMNKPDVQRSIWVAPCRLELNGSEKTNR